The following coding sequences are from one Lolium rigidum isolate FL_2022 chromosome 6, APGP_CSIRO_Lrig_0.1, whole genome shotgun sequence window:
- the LOC124661704 gene encoding uncharacterized protein LOC124661704 isoform X1: MDLDDDDFELPARTCPPVGSRNTGKNKPEEDLHNHCCTDKRPLKKRKTITKMAQNRDAKIKQAKMSVSSSASSCDDDTDSNQQRSAADHADAHLFSVLHVLYMSANPVTGIAEVGDTEDNSPEVTNEIIDGDANSTNSNSDNDEAEEVVSNRRIQRVGVVGRSFKRRRIRE; the protein is encoded by the exons ATGGATCTCGATGACGACGATTTTGAGTTACCAGCACGAACATGTCCCCCGGTTGGATCCAGGAACACAGGAAAGAATAAACCGGAGGAGGACTTACATAATCACTGCTGCACAGACAAGAGGCCGCtgaagaaaaggaaaaccatcaCCAAGATGGCCCAGAACAGAGATGCAAAGATTAAGCAG GCTAAGATGTCAGTTTCTTCATCCGCTTCATCATGCGACGATGACACTGATTCAAATCAGCAAAGGTCTGCTGCAGATCATGCAGATGCTCACTTGTTTTCAGTATTACACGTTCTTTACATG AGTGCTAATCCAGTGACCGGAATTGCTGAAGTTGGTGATACGGAAGATAACTCACCAGAAGTAACAAATGAAATTATTGATGGTGATGCAAATTCTACCAATTCAAACTCCGACAACGACGAAGCAGAAGAAGTAGTTAGCAACCGAAGAATTCAGAGGGTTGGAGTTGTGGGTAGATCATTTAAAAGGAGGAGGATTAGGGAGTAG
- the LOC124661704 gene encoding uncharacterized protein LOC124661704 isoform X2, whose protein sequence is MDLDDDDFELPARTCPPVGSRNTGKNKPEEDLHNHCCTDKRPLKKRKTITKMAQNRDAKIKQAKMSVSSSASSCDDDTDSNQQRVLIQ, encoded by the exons ATGGATCTCGATGACGACGATTTTGAGTTACCAGCACGAACATGTCCCCCGGTTGGATCCAGGAACACAGGAAAGAATAAACCGGAGGAGGACTTACATAATCACTGCTGCACAGACAAGAGGCCGCtgaagaaaaggaaaaccatcaCCAAGATGGCCCAGAACAGAGATGCAAAGATTAAGCAG GCTAAGATGTCAGTTTCTTCATCCGCTTCATCATGCGACGATGACACTGATTCAAATCAGCAAAG AGTGCTAATCCAGTGA